In the genome of Kitasatospora cathayae, one region contains:
- a CDS encoding TetR/AcrR family transcriptional regulator, translated as MPTGVHLRDARQQLFDAAERVLLRDGPNGLTSRAVTDEAGCAKGVLHRHFTDFDAFLTELVLDRAARLEAQARALRETVGAGTVADNLTGALITLFGPVPVAIIPLITFRDELRARLRQATPGGGIAVLAQVATAVSAYLTDERALGRIAADADIDSLTLSLVGGGHLLFADRDPDPPTEATVNKLVTTVLADVVQRRPR; from the coding sequence TTGCCGACCGGGGTGCACCTTCGCGACGCGCGCCAGCAACTGTTCGACGCAGCCGAACGCGTGCTGCTGCGGGACGGCCCGAACGGGCTGACCAGCCGGGCCGTCACCGACGAGGCAGGCTGCGCCAAAGGCGTGCTGCACCGGCACTTCACCGATTTCGACGCCTTCCTCACCGAGCTCGTGCTCGACCGGGCCGCACGGCTCGAGGCGCAGGCGCGGGCGCTGCGCGAGACCGTCGGCGCCGGCACCGTGGCCGACAACCTCACCGGCGCGCTGATCACCCTGTTCGGACCGGTCCCGGTGGCGATCATCCCGCTCATCACCTTCCGGGACGAGCTGCGCGCCCGGCTGCGGCAGGCCACCCCCGGTGGCGGCATCGCGGTCCTCGCCCAGGTCGCGACGGCGGTCTCCGCCTACCTGACGGACGAACGGGCCCTGGGCCGCATCGCAGCCGATGCCGACATCGACTCGCTCACCCTCTCCCTGGTCGGAGGCGGGCACCTGCTGTTCGCGGACCGCGATCCGGACCCGCCGACGGAGGCGACCGTCAACAAGCTGGTGACCACGGTGCTCGCCGACGTCGTGCAACGGCGGCCTCGCTGA
- a CDS encoding RNA ligase family protein, producing MRVHYPRTPHLPWSPGAAADDVRTGDLSGLAGAEVVVTEKLDGENTTLYADGLHARSLDSAHHPSRAWVKGLQSRIGPRIPAGWRICGENLFARHSIAYTDLDSWFHGFSVWTDRDRCLDWDDTVRFLRRLGIPTPRVLWRGHYDERALRALRLDLERQEGYVVRTVRGFPRAEFGERIAKWVRPQHVRTDTHWMHAAVVENGLGPNAALWDVRSGQLPELPLLAEALSMPELDCPTEELADVSARLDELGRTGDARLAGVLATALRTTHRKPLAPQPAPQLTPQSAPQSAPQLAPRLAARLGLPLARRVADLVALHPGLHQPYPDEDRRAGLVRLAAAADLGVLHAVAATAAPGPAEREQVAWSALHAEDAGLLDADPLAWLRSGLREALADLDPDSADRCWAQAREAYALGRITTVEEAVAATWRWRDARFPRLVHLSGPSGSGKSTFAAALPGVRARISLDDLRAARGSRTDQRNNPEVLRTALARLDAALADPAATVVWDATSLNREQRSHVHAVARRRDALVTQVVLLVDERELLRRNTVRPHPVPPEVLAAQLHRYRPPHPGQAHRTWYVGPGGTVEDTAGTLDSEED from the coding sequence ATGCGTGTGCACTACCCCCGGACGCCGCATCTCCCCTGGTCACCGGGGGCTGCGGCGGACGACGTACGAACCGGGGACCTCTCCGGCCTGGCCGGGGCGGAGGTCGTCGTCACCGAGAAGCTGGACGGCGAGAACACCACGCTCTACGCCGACGGCCTGCACGCCCGCTCGCTGGACTCCGCCCACCATCCCTCCCGGGCCTGGGTGAAGGGCCTGCAGAGCCGGATCGGCCCCCGGATCCCGGCCGGCTGGCGGATCTGCGGCGAGAACCTGTTCGCCCGGCATTCCATCGCGTACACCGACCTCGACAGCTGGTTCCACGGCTTCTCGGTCTGGACGGACCGGGACCGCTGCCTGGACTGGGACGACACCGTCCGCTTCCTGCGCCGCCTCGGCATCCCGACCCCCCGGGTGCTGTGGCGCGGCCACTACGACGAACGGGCGCTGCGCGCCCTGCGGTTGGACTTGGAGCGGCAGGAGGGCTACGTCGTCCGGACGGTCCGCGGCTTCCCCCGGGCCGAGTTCGGCGAACGGATCGCCAAGTGGGTCCGCCCGCAACACGTCCGCACCGACACCCACTGGATGCACGCGGCCGTGGTGGAGAACGGTCTCGGCCCGAACGCCGCACTGTGGGACGTGCGTTCGGGCCAACTGCCGGAACTCCCGCTGCTGGCCGAGGCCTTGAGCATGCCCGAACTCGACTGCCCGACCGAGGAGTTGGCGGACGTGTCGGCGCGGCTGGACGAGCTCGGCCGCACCGGCGACGCCCGGTTGGCCGGCGTGCTCGCCACCGCCCTGCGCACCACCCACCGGAAGCCGCTCGCGCCCCAGCCCGCCCCCCAACTCACGCCCCAGTCGGCACCCCAGTCCGCACCCCAGCTCGCGCCGCGCCTGGCCGCCCGGCTCGGCCTGCCGCTGGCCCGCCGGGTCGCCGACCTGGTCGCACTCCACCCCGGCCTCCACCAGCCGTACCCGGACGAGGACCGCCGCGCCGGCCTGGTCCGGCTCGCCGCTGCCGCCGACCTCGGCGTGCTGCACGCGGTGGCCGCGACCGCCGCCCCCGGCCCCGCCGAACGCGAACAGGTCGCCTGGTCCGCCCTGCACGCCGAGGACGCCGGGCTGCTCGACGCCGACCCGCTGGCCTGGCTGCGCAGCGGCCTGCGCGAGGCCCTGGCCGACCTCGACCCCGACAGCGCCGACCGCTGCTGGGCGCAGGCCCGCGAGGCGTACGCGCTCGGCCGGATCACCACCGTCGAGGAGGCGGTCGCCGCCACCTGGCGCTGGCGCGACGCCCGCTTCCCCCGGCTGGTGCACCTGAGCGGCCCGTCCGGCAGCGGCAAGAGCACCTTCGCCGCCGCGCTGCCCGGCGTGCGCGCCCGGATCAGCCTGGACGACCTGCGCGCCGCCCGCGGCTCGCGCACCGACCAGCGCAACAACCCCGAGGTGCTGCGCACCGCGCTGGCCCGGCTGGACGCCGCCCTCGCCGACCCGGCCGCCACCGTGGTCTGGGACGCCACCTCGCTCAACCGCGAGCAGCGCTCCCACGTCCACGCCGTGGCCCGGCGCCGCGACGCCCTGGTCACCCAGGTGGTGCTGCTGGTCGACGAGCGGGAACTGCTGCGCCGCAACACCGTCCGCCCGCACCCGGTGCCGCCCGAGGTGCTCGCCGCCCAACTGCACCGCTACCGCCCGCCCCACCCCGGCCAGGCGCACCGCACCTGGTACGTCGGCCCGGGTGGCACGGTGGAGGACACGGCGGGCACGCTCGACTCCGAGGAGGACTGA
- a CDS encoding cupin domain-containing protein has protein sequence MTNHPIPLHQALASFDALWSPRIVTRVNDYDVRIAKVQGEHVWHAHDDTDEFFLVLDGELHISLREPGGERTVLLPQGAVFTVPAGTEHKPYAPSGAAILMFEPTGTPTVGDRHDEIPDHVDATTGHPLD, from the coding sequence ATGACCAACCACCCCATCCCCCTGCACCAGGCTCTGGCCTCCTTCGATGCGCTGTGGAGCCCCCGCATCGTCACGCGCGTCAACGACTACGACGTCCGGATCGCCAAGGTCCAGGGCGAGCACGTCTGGCACGCCCACGACGACACCGACGAGTTCTTCCTGGTGCTCGACGGGGAGCTGCACATCTCCTTGCGCGAGCCCGGGGGCGAGCGCACGGTCCTGCTGCCCCAGGGGGCGGTCTTCACCGTCCCCGCGGGTACGGAGCACAAGCCGTACGCGCCGTCCGGCGCCGCGATCCTGATGTTCGAGCCGACCGGGACGCCGACCGTGGGCGACCGCCACGACGAGATCCCCGACCACGTGGACGCGACCACCGGGCACCCGCTCGACTGA
- a CDS encoding sialidase family protein: MQFRTRASLATATAALVLASVAGSTAAGASTGSTSSASTGSTSTARPPLALISPGDPYAACNLAADGPGTNHPSAEDEPFAAANPLDPANTITIYQQDRWSNGGARGLSSSYTTDGSHFTQTALPFTHCAPGGLAYQRASDGWVSFGPDGAAYASALVFDATTARSAVAAATSTDGGRSWQHVTELISDNDPAITDDKNAVTADPVHPGVAYQVWDRVDQVTGPTPYFDGPGYISITRDHGRTWTPAKPFVITSTTANTQTIGNQIVVDPRTDTLYDFFDWITFTDGTATTVSDVHFGMVSSTDQGETWSQPVRVATDTSVPEVDPNAPADATKSLRAGGGLPSVAVDPQTGELYLAYEGSEFTGGQYDAIQLVHSTDGGQTWSGPTRISQAPGAPAFTPSIIVTANGTVAVSYYDLRYLTPGNTTTLPTAAWLLSFPRGGEDSPIERQVSPVFDWLQAPFAGGHFLGDYQALINDGHQIRPVMVTANSADPLNSTDVYSGRFQPGTLRSPAAGAPGAQAAHAAAPVTGPRAVQHLRR; this comes from the coding sequence ATGCAGTTCCGCACCAGAGCATCTCTCGCCACCGCGACCGCAGCGCTCGTCCTCGCCTCCGTCGCGGGCAGCACCGCGGCCGGTGCGAGTACGGGCAGCACGAGTAGCGCGAGTACGGGTAGTACCAGCACGGCCCGCCCGCCGCTCGCCCTGATCTCGCCCGGCGATCCGTACGCCGCCTGCAACCTCGCCGCGGACGGCCCCGGCACCAACCACCCGTCCGCGGAGGACGAACCGTTCGCCGCCGCCAATCCGCTCGACCCGGCCAACACGATCACCATCTACCAGCAGGATCGCTGGTCCAACGGCGGCGCCCGGGGCCTGAGTTCGAGCTACACCACGGACGGCTCGCACTTCACCCAGACGGCCCTGCCGTTCACCCACTGCGCACCCGGCGGGCTGGCCTACCAGCGGGCCTCCGACGGCTGGGTGAGCTTCGGTCCGGACGGCGCCGCCTACGCCAGCGCCCTGGTCTTCGACGCCACCACGGCGCGCAGCGCGGTGGCCGCCGCCACCTCGACCGACGGCGGCCGCAGCTGGCAGCACGTCACCGAGCTGATCAGCGACAACGACCCGGCGATCACCGACGACAAGAACGCCGTCACCGCCGACCCGGTGCACCCGGGCGTCGCCTACCAGGTCTGGGACCGGGTGGACCAAGTCACCGGCCCGACCCCCTACTTCGACGGACCGGGCTACATCTCCATCACCCGTGACCACGGCCGCACTTGGACCCCGGCGAAGCCCTTCGTCATCACGAGCACGACTGCGAACACCCAGACCATCGGCAACCAGATCGTGGTCGACCCGCGGACCGACACGCTGTACGACTTCTTCGACTGGATCACCTTCACCGACGGCACCGCCACCACGGTCAGCGACGTGCACTTCGGCATGGTCAGCTCCACCGACCAGGGCGAGACCTGGAGCCAACCGGTCCGAGTCGCCACCGACACCTCCGTCCCCGAGGTCGACCCGAACGCGCCCGCCGACGCCACCAAGTCCCTCCGGGCCGGCGGCGGTCTGCCGAGCGTGGCCGTCGACCCGCAGACCGGCGAGCTCTACCTCGCCTACGAGGGTTCGGAGTTCACCGGCGGCCAGTACGACGCGATCCAGCTGGTGCACTCAACGGACGGCGGCCAGACCTGGAGCGGTCCGACCCGGATCAGCCAGGCCCCGGGCGCCCCGGCGTTCACCCCGTCCATCATCGTGACCGCCAACGGCACCGTCGCCGTCAGCTACTACGACCTGCGCTACCTCACCCCCGGCAACACCACCACGCTACCCACCGCCGCCTGGCTGCTCAGCTTCCCGCGCGGCGGCGAGGACAGCCCGATCGAACGGCAGGTCTCGCCGGTCTTCGACTGGCTGCAGGCGCCCTTCGCCGGCGGCCACTTCCTCGGCGACTACCAGGCGCTGATCAACGACGGCCACCAGATCCGCCCGGTCATGGTGACCGCCAACAGCGCCGACCCGCTGAACTCCACCGACGTGTACAGCGGCCGCTTCCAGCCCGGCACCCTTCGCAGCCCCGCCGCCGGCGCGCCCGGCGCACAGGCCGCGCACGCCGCAGCGCCCGTCACCGGCCCGCGCGCCGTCCAGCACCTGCGGCGCTGA
- a CDS encoding IclR family transcriptional regulator: MENTSGVGVLDKITSILGTLEAGPATLAGLVDATGLARPTAHRIAVALEHHRLLGRDLQGRFVLGPRLAELSAAAGEDRLLTAAGSVLTHLRDVTGETAQLYRRQGEVRICVAAVERLFGLRDTVPVGLALPMKVGSAAQVLLAWEEPERLHRGLQGARFTATALSGVRRRGWAQSIGEREPGVASVSAPVRGPSNRVVAAVSVSGPIERLTRHPGTHLSKAVIEAAARLTEALHRP, encoded by the coding sequence CTGGAGAACACGAGCGGCGTCGGCGTGCTCGACAAGATCACCTCGATCCTCGGCACCCTGGAGGCCGGTCCGGCCACCCTGGCCGGACTCGTGGACGCCACCGGCCTGGCGCGGCCGACCGCCCACCGGATCGCCGTCGCGCTGGAGCACCACCGCTTGCTCGGCCGGGACCTGCAGGGCCGGTTCGTCCTCGGCCCGCGACTCGCCGAGCTCTCGGCCGCCGCCGGTGAGGACCGCCTGCTGACCGCGGCCGGCTCGGTCCTCACCCACCTGCGCGACGTCACCGGCGAGACCGCCCAGCTCTACCGCCGGCAGGGCGAGGTGCGGATCTGCGTGGCGGCGGTCGAGCGCCTCTTCGGCCTGCGCGACACCGTTCCGGTCGGCCTCGCCCTTCCGATGAAGGTCGGATCCGCGGCCCAGGTCCTGCTCGCCTGGGAGGAGCCGGAGCGCCTCCACCGCGGTCTGCAGGGCGCCCGCTTCACCGCCACCGCGCTCAGCGGGGTACGGCGCCGCGGCTGGGCCCAGTCGATCGGCGAACGCGAGCCGGGGGTGGCCTCCGTCTCGGCACCCGTCCGCGGGCCGTCCAACCGGGTGGTGGCGGCCGTGTCCGTCTCCGGCCCGATCGAACGGCTCACCCGCCACCCCGGCACCCACCTCTCCAAGGCCGTCATCGAGGCGGCCGCCCGCCTCACCGAGGCCCTGCACCGCCCCTGA
- a CDS encoding M1 family metallopeptidase: MRRLHPLFTALAVLLTVAAAPPGRAAAADPTRTPGTPAYTVELRSDATGAHWRGHERITFGNTSPEPLHEVYLRLWDNFRGGCAHPSVRVTGLGGAQGANDVPDHYEVGCTALRVPLPRPLPQGASDTVEFDLTVDVPDGIDRFGRDGAFSFVGNALPVLAVRDGTGWHLDPYSELGESFFGLSSDFAVTLDHPTDLLVPATGTAVDTPGEPGRTITRIGARKVREFAWAAGPFNRIEGRSAGGVRIAVYSVADITPADARAMLDLSLRTIDDHAARYGPYPYGDLATVLDNRFDFAGMEYPGFVLDRIRPSAVIHELAHQWWYGIVGDDQYRAPWLDESFAEYAMAVAMGDTGEGCTARTPWQSADERLTNPMSYWDTHPDRYVPVVYDRGSCALHELRRLIGADTMASLLRDYARAHWYGVSTTAEFKAAAQAATSVDLTPFWREHRID; encoded by the coding sequence GTGCGACGCCTCCACCCCCTGTTCACTGCCCTCGCCGTCCTCCTGACGGTGGCCGCCGCCCCGCCCGGTCGCGCCGCTGCCGCCGACCCGACGCGCACCCCCGGCACGCCCGCCTACACCGTCGAGCTGCGCAGCGACGCCACCGGTGCGCACTGGCGCGGCCACGAGCGGATCACCTTCGGCAACACCTCGCCCGAGCCGCTCCACGAGGTGTACCTGCGGCTCTGGGACAACTTCCGCGGCGGCTGCGCGCACCCGTCCGTCCGGGTGACCGGCCTGGGTGGTGCCCAGGGCGCCAACGACGTCCCGGACCACTACGAGGTCGGCTGCACCGCCCTGCGCGTCCCCCTGCCCCGCCCGCTGCCCCAAGGCGCCTCCGACACCGTCGAGTTCGACCTCACCGTCGACGTCCCGGACGGCATCGACCGCTTCGGCCGCGACGGCGCCTTCAGCTTCGTCGGCAACGCCCTGCCCGTCCTCGCCGTCCGCGACGGGACGGGCTGGCACCTCGACCCGTACAGCGAGCTCGGCGAGTCCTTCTTCGGCCTCAGCTCCGACTTCGCCGTCACCCTCGACCACCCGACCGACCTGCTGGTCCCCGCCACCGGCACCGCCGTGGACACCCCAGGCGAGCCGGGCCGTACGATCACCCGGATCGGCGCCCGCAAGGTCCGTGAATTCGCCTGGGCCGCCGGGCCGTTCAACCGCATCGAGGGCCGGTCCGCGGGCGGCGTCCGGATCGCCGTCTACTCGGTCGCCGACATCACCCCCGCGGACGCCCGGGCGATGCTGGACCTGTCCCTGCGGACCATCGATGACCACGCCGCCCGCTACGGGCCCTACCCGTACGGGGACCTCGCCACGGTGCTCGACAACCGCTTCGACTTCGCCGGTATGGAGTACCCGGGCTTCGTCCTGGACCGGATCCGGCCCTCCGCCGTGATCCACGAGCTGGCGCACCAGTGGTGGTACGGCATCGTCGGCGACGACCAGTACCGCGCGCCGTGGCTGGACGAGTCCTTCGCCGAGTACGCCATGGCCGTCGCCATGGGAGACACCGGCGAGGGCTGCACCGCCCGGACGCCCTGGCAGTCCGCGGACGAACGCCTCACCAACCCGATGAGCTACTGGGACACCCACCCGGACCGCTACGTGCCGGTCGTCTACGACCGCGGCTCCTGCGCCCTGCACGAACTGCGCCGCCTGATCGGCGCGGACACGATGGCTTCCCTGCTGCGCGACTACGCCCGCGCGCACTGGTACGGCGTCTCCACCACCGCCGAGTTCAAGGCCGCCGCCCAGGCCGCGACCTCCGTCGACCTCACCCCCTTCTGGCGCGAGCACCGCATCGACTGA
- a CDS encoding class I SAM-dependent methyltransferase — protein MPTLPREHPDPARPHQARQTAESFGTDAQRYDQARPRYPDDLVSRIVAGSPGPHVLDVGCGTGIASRQFQAAGCTVLGIDPDARMADAARAHGLRVEVATFEAWEPAGRRFDTVIAAQSWHWVDPAVGAPKAARVLRPRGRLAIFGHVFEPPAEVAEAFAAAYRRVAPDSPFSSQPARRPLETYLAGYAKIADAIRETGRFDDPEQWRFDWQRPYTREQWLDLLPTTGALTRLRPDQLAETLGAVGRAIGALGGRFTMNYTTLATTAVRAGTP, from the coding sequence ATGCCCACTTTACCGCGGGAGCACCCCGACCCGGCGCGGCCGCACCAGGCCCGGCAGACCGCCGAATCGTTCGGCACGGACGCGCAACGCTACGACCAGGCCCGCCCCCGCTACCCCGATGACCTGGTGTCACGCATCGTCGCCGGAAGCCCGGGGCCCCACGTACTCGACGTCGGCTGCGGCACCGGCATCGCATCCCGCCAGTTCCAGGCCGCCGGCTGCACCGTGCTCGGCATCGACCCGGACGCCCGGATGGCCGACGCCGCGCGAGCCCACGGCCTGCGGGTCGAGGTGGCGACCTTCGAAGCCTGGGAGCCGGCCGGCCGAAGGTTCGACACGGTGATCGCCGCCCAGTCGTGGCACTGGGTGGACCCGGCCGTCGGCGCCCCGAAGGCGGCCAGGGTGCTGCGCCCCCGCGGGCGCCTGGCGATCTTCGGGCACGTCTTCGAACCGCCCGCCGAGGTGGCCGAGGCGTTCGCCGCGGCCTACCGGCGGGTCGCGCCCGACTCCCCGTTCAGCAGCCAGCCGGCCCGGCGTCCGCTGGAGACGTACCTGGCCGGTTACGCGAAGATCGCCGACGCGATCCGCGAGACCGGGCGGTTCGACGATCCGGAACAGTGGCGATTCGACTGGCAGCGGCCCTACACCCGCGAGCAGTGGCTGGACCTGCTCCCCACCACCGGCGCCCTCACCCGGCTCCGCCCCGATCAACTGGCCGAGACACTGGGCGCGGTCGGCCGAGCCATCGGCGCCCTGGGCGGCCGCTTCACCATGAACTACACCACCCTGGCGACCACCGCCGTACGCGCCGGCACTCCTTGA
- a CDS encoding GlxA family transcriptional regulator has product MAKESSHRAHPAGVHRVVVIVDENSNPFELGCATEVFGLRRPELGRELYDFRLCSPEPRTAMRDGFFTLTGVAGLEAAETADTLIVPNRPDVDVPRRPAVLDTIRRAHARGARLIGFCSGAFTLAEAGVLDGRRATAHWQWADAFRARFPAVHLESDVLFVDDGDILTAAGSAAALDLGLHVVRRDHGAEAANSVSRRLVFAAHRDGGQRQFVERPMPDLPDESLAPVMAWAQERLDEPLTVSDLAARAAVSPATLHRRFRAQLGTTPLVWLTGERLALACRLIERGESRFEVVARRSGLGTAANLRSLMRRETGITPSAYKRRFGREVS; this is encoded by the coding sequence ATGGCGAAAGAATCCTCGCACCGGGCTCATCCGGCGGGCGTCCACCGGGTCGTCGTGATCGTGGACGAGAACTCGAACCCGTTCGAGCTCGGCTGTGCTACCGAGGTCTTCGGCCTCCGCAGGCCGGAACTCGGCCGCGAGCTCTACGACTTCAGGCTCTGCTCCCCCGAGCCCCGCACCGCGATGCGCGACGGATTCTTCACGCTCACCGGAGTCGCCGGCCTGGAGGCGGCCGAAACGGCGGACACGTTGATCGTCCCCAACCGCCCCGACGTCGACGTGCCCCGCCGACCCGCCGTGCTCGACACCATCCGACGGGCGCACGCCCGCGGTGCACGCCTGATCGGCTTCTGCAGCGGCGCCTTCACCCTGGCCGAGGCCGGAGTCCTCGACGGGCGCCGGGCCACCGCCCACTGGCAGTGGGCGGATGCCTTCCGTGCCCGCTTCCCCGCCGTCCACCTCGAGTCGGACGTGCTGTTCGTGGACGACGGTGACATCCTGACCGCTGCGGGAAGCGCCGCCGCACTCGACCTCGGGCTGCACGTGGTCCGCCGCGACCACGGCGCCGAGGCCGCCAACTCGGTCAGTCGGCGACTGGTCTTCGCGGCGCACCGCGACGGCGGGCAGCGGCAGTTCGTGGAGCGTCCGATGCCCGACCTCCCCGACGAGTCCCTCGCCCCCGTCATGGCCTGGGCGCAGGAACGGCTCGACGAACCGCTGACGGTGTCCGACCTCGCGGCGCGGGCGGCGGTCAGCCCGGCGACGCTGCACCGCCGCTTCCGGGCGCAGCTGGGAACGACCCCGTTGGTGTGGCTCACGGGAGAGCGGCTCGCCCTGGCCTGCCGACTGATCGAGCGGGGCGAGTCCCGTTTCGAGGTCGTCGCGCGGCGAAGCGGGCTGGGCACGGCCGCCAACCTGCGGTCGCTCATGCGTCGCGAGACGGGCATCACCCCGTCGGCCTACAAGCGCCGGTTCGGGCGGGAGGTGAGCTGA